The following coding sequences are from one Frigoribacterium sp. Leaf415 window:
- the mmsB gene encoding multiple monosaccharide ABC transporter permease: MSAPSPTQATDPKPTGGSPTSRQPQSGSGGNPITGAVSYLGGQLRQIGLFIALIVIVLFFQITTNGITLAPINVSNLVVQNSYILILAIGMVMVIIAGHIDLSVGSIVAFTGAMAGVMITQWGLPWPLAVVLCLVLGALVGAWQGFWIAYFGIPAFIVTLAGMLAFRGAAQIALQSTQISSFPQGFRDIGSGFLPAFGTTGYEPLTLILGAVASVALIGTGLRGRATRRKYQLEDEPFVWFVTKLVFTVALVMYVGFLLASYSGTPIVLVILAVLVVVYSTVMKNSVFGRHVYAIGGNVHAAELSGVKTKRVTFLLFVNMGVIAALAGVVFTAQLNLAASSAGTGFELDAIAAVFIGGAAVTGGIGTVTGAIIGGLIIGILNNGLSILGVGTEYQSLIKGLVLLAAVAFDVFNKRRAASSGK; the protein is encoded by the coding sequence ATGAGCGCGCCTAGCCCCACCCAGGCCACCGACCCGAAGCCCACGGGCGGGTCGCCCACCTCCCGTCAGCCGCAGTCCGGTTCGGGTGGCAACCCGATCACGGGTGCCGTCTCGTACCTCGGCGGACAACTGCGCCAGATCGGCCTGTTCATCGCGCTGATCGTGATCGTGCTGTTCTTCCAGATCACCACGAACGGCATCACCCTGGCGCCGATCAACGTGTCGAACCTGGTGGTCCAGAACAGCTACATCCTGATCCTGGCCATCGGCATGGTGATGGTCATCATCGCCGGCCACATCGACCTCTCGGTCGGGTCCATCGTCGCCTTCACCGGTGCGATGGCCGGCGTGATGATCACGCAGTGGGGCCTGCCCTGGCCGCTCGCCGTGGTGCTCTGCCTTGTGCTCGGTGCCCTGGTCGGGGCCTGGCAAGGCTTCTGGATCGCCTACTTCGGCATCCCGGCGTTCATCGTCACCCTGGCCGGCATGCTCGCCTTCCGTGGTGCCGCCCAGATCGCGCTGCAGAGCACGCAGATCTCGTCGTTCCCCCAGGGGTTCCGTGACATCGGTTCGGGCTTCCTGCCGGCGTTCGGCACGACCGGGTACGAGCCGCTGACGCTCATCCTCGGCGCTGTGGCCTCGGTCGCCCTGATCGGCACCGGCCTCCGTGGTCGGGCGACGCGTCGTAAATACCAGCTCGAGGACGAGCCCTTCGTCTGGTTCGTCACCAAGCTGGTCTTCACCGTCGCGCTCGTCATGTACGTCGGATTCCTGCTCGCGAGCTACTCGGGCACCCCGATCGTGCTGGTCATCCTCGCCGTGCTCGTCGTCGTCTACTCGACTGTGATGAAGAACTCGGTCTTCGGTCGTCACGTCTACGCGATCGGCGGCAACGTGCACGCCGCCGAGCTGTCGGGTGTCAAGACCAAGCGCGTCACCTTCCTGCTCTTCGTCAACATGGGCGTCATCGCCGCCCTCGCCGGAGTCGTCTTCACGGCCCAGCTGAACCTCGCGGCGTCCAGCGCTGGAACTGGATTCGAGCTCGACGCCATCGCGGCCGTCTTCATCGGCGGCGCCGCCGTCACGGGTGGCATCGGAACGGTCACCGGCGCGATCATCGGTGGTCTGATCATCGGCATCCTGAACAACGGCCTCTCGATCCTCGGTGTCGGCACCGAGTACCAGTCCCTGATCAAGGGCCTCGTGCTGCTCGCCGCGGTCGCGTTCGACGTCTTCAACAAGCGTCGCGCCGCCTCGTCCGGCAAGTAA
- a CDS encoding LacI family DNA-binding transcriptional regulator, whose translation MATLFDVAAAAGVSHQTVSRVVNGDPTVRPATKAKVDVAIDELNYRPSLTARALASRKTKSLGVISTGFPFYGPSSTMHGFNGAARRAGYQVSMATLDVDDRQGMRQALDSLVGQNVAAIVLIAPDAEALEVLRRSGVSVPLVTADSEAEDGHHTVSFDQAAGAEAAVEHLVSLGHRRIAHVAGPDGWMDGRDRERGWREACARLGVDSTVLLRGDWTPGSGHRIGRELAARDDVTAVFCGNDQMALGVVHAYVDAGREVPRDVSIVGFDDIPEAEHFVPPLTTVRQDFEALGRRLMTTVEAVLAGDEAPVAALDPELVVRRSTAAPAR comes from the coding sequence GTGGCAACCCTCTTCGACGTCGCGGCCGCGGCCGGCGTCTCGCACCAGACCGTGTCGCGGGTCGTCAACGGCGACCCGACCGTCCGGCCGGCCACCAAGGCCAAGGTCGACGTCGCCATTGACGAGCTCAACTACCGGCCCAGCCTGACCGCCCGCGCACTGGCCAGCCGCAAGACGAAGTCGCTCGGCGTGATCAGCACGGGGTTCCCGTTCTACGGGCCGTCGAGCACCATGCACGGCTTCAACGGCGCCGCCCGTCGCGCCGGGTACCAGGTGTCGATGGCCACCCTCGACGTCGACGACCGGCAGGGCATGCGGCAGGCGCTCGACTCGCTGGTGGGCCAGAACGTGGCGGCCATCGTGCTCATCGCGCCCGACGCCGAGGCGCTCGAGGTGCTGCGGCGCTCCGGGGTGTCGGTGCCGCTCGTCACCGCCGACAGCGAGGCCGAGGACGGCCACCACACGGTGTCGTTCGACCAGGCCGCCGGGGCCGAGGCCGCCGTCGAGCACCTCGTGTCCCTAGGCCACCGTCGCATCGCGCACGTCGCCGGACCCGACGGGTGGATGGACGGCCGCGACCGCGAGCGGGGCTGGCGCGAGGCCTGCGCCCGGCTCGGCGTCGACTCGACGGTGCTGCTCCGCGGCGACTGGACGCCGGGCTCGGGTCATCGCATCGGCCGGGAGCTCGCCGCGCGCGACGACGTGACGGCCGTGTTCTGCGGCAACGACCAGATGGCGCTCGGCGTCGTGCACGCCTACGTCGACGCCGGTCGGGAAGTGCCGCGCGACGTCAGCATCGTCGGCTTCGACGACATCCCCGAGGCCGAACACTTCGTCCCGCCGCTGACCACCGTGCGGCAGGACTTCGAGGCGCTGGGACGCCGTCTCATGACGACCGTCGAGGCCGTGCTCGCCGGTGACGAGGCGCCCGTGGCGGCGCTCGACCCCGAACTGGTCGTCCGCCGGTCGACGGCGGCCCCCGCCCGCTGA